The following are encoded in a window of Salvelinus fontinalis isolate EN_2023a chromosome 40, ASM2944872v1, whole genome shotgun sequence genomic DNA:
- the LOC129839623 gene encoding uncharacterized protein LOC129839623, producing MSSEQKRNIVVFLCVITVAISNLMFCGAFSVDKLNVLNGFNADHENASNADREPTINTKEDAKHKPYLGGLAILRPTVNNSSIQEQSAESIDVPENPINNLSQPNIDLKSTDLRAPLNVRNGFNVQKRSLDYNAGHQAVFKGFEGPGFQGKVYGPSADHNPHSSEWLSMRPLVQCNDNLMMLTASGRGYTHLLVDRAGTSPISLFQLPPSCGYHVKTTWREMVMTAPYDGCYIMQEHGSYVLPMLWWGSPVKIICPVPHPDTRPHPVPPNSVPSVLCSHFGMAIQIHGGEEVIHTLQVIENGEWVPFVSEECAYHVESHSEDLIFYVPFTAPCVTIRNGVHRLVLLDGQDFILSCPSYPPPFPFFPSPPFSQPFSPGDPQQQIPDPVTFAPSTSPPLTSPPITPYTQPPAQEQMPQLPAFPHHLPHGMYPQIPHSPYGGAGYHPLLHPGHDPYPGSHQLLPGRYPGQQPFFPMGPGNHPYGSGDHRDSFYLPPPPTHNPMLNYYNDITPGVHRPSVVDPTPLIAIRPPPPAAYTKPPPPAAYTKPPPPAAYTKPSRLPAAYTEPPRLPAAYTEPSRLPAAYTEPSPLPAAYTQPSPLPAAYTQPSPLPAAYTKPSPPPAAYTKPSPPPAAYTKPSPPPPAAYTKPSPPPLDTEPVLPVTTTAIERHSYPIVTGSPPPPSGSKPSSPVFQPPKPPADPNDPYGVHMTINQALITEEPMSATWSPNPDPNTQPKWPVGPYYYPYGPYYPPSGPHHYPFIPIYYPLPSPVTASPPQTLPSGTLDPTMPTVYPPHLYPQPVTCTPSAHTICSYYPYPLDVPHYQPHHPYPLYLTPSPPLTTLALPSTGTALPGATQPPQTSPTTASPSSRTISSTTTLTSWMSILTPTLPPRPSLSPGLSPRPSLSPGLSPRPSLSPGLSPRPSLSPGLSPRPSLSPGLSPRPSLSPGLSPRPSLSPGLSPRPSLSPGLSPRPSLSPGLSPRPSLSPGLSPRPSLSPGLSPRPSLSPGLSPRPSLHCLAGQMMVSLPSALLDSIQVKDQMNGWVSISSAPAACRYILQMSQGGEVILHSPLPACHSQAMALNPHQLSLPLKFWDTVLRKYRTLELHCPSTVTPPPHTTTTTLPPTTHTGPPTPPKPHVFCSARHMRVELPPGPISGIVVKDIEGNEMSLKDAPKHCGYVASKGKDGMITLNLRFNSCHMTVQGKEHRIDVIYSTLNGQKGKAQLSCPVSIPVSHQECNLPSDQRLPCGRRPLSQAECLSLGCCYSTKPSACYYSMDECTLDRHFVFTVPASLTDPPLSPALLTAAGHPTCAPQRVTPDYALFKIPLGGCGAHRYEVGQTVIYMVEIVNTVQSITLNYGTITRDSPIRLLVECQYTPGSVVSVGFLVKTPSLGPSIQAQGVLGVQLRIATDMQYSSFYPQYHRPLQMLLGKPLHLEVRLLNPPDDKVVLLVHYCVAYPRSGQTVWVLLYNGCPNHLDPASQKPPPSPPPPPFHQGQTRRFTISTFQFLTSGQTQTLEDHEEIYFMCSTEVCSPLDGSLCVEGCFGQ from the exons ATGTCTTCCGAACAGAAGAGAAACATAGTTGTGTTTTTATGTGTAATAACTGTAGCTATTTCTAACTTGATGTTCTGTGGTGCGTTCAGTGTAGATAAGTTGAATGTTCTCAATGGTTTTAATGCGGATCATGAAAACGCGTCAAATGCTGACAGAGAACCGACGATCAACACAAAAGAAGACGCCAAGCACAAACCTTACCTGGGCGGACTGGCCATTCTTCGGCCCACTGTTAATAATTCCAGCATTCAAGAACAGAGTGCAGAGTCCATTGACGTTCCTGAGAACCCCATAAATAATTTGAGTCAACCCAACATTGATCTAAAGTCAACTGATTTGCGGGCGCCTTTGAATGTGCGTAATGGTTTCAATGTCCAGAAAAGATCTCTGGATTACAATGCTGGACATCAGGCAGTCTTCAAAG GTTTTGAAGGCCCTGGTTTTCAAGGGAAGGTCTATGGTCCATCAGCTGACCACAACCCCCACTCCAGTGAATGGCTGTCGATGAGGCCTCTGGTCCAGTGTAATGACAATCTCATGATGCTCACTGCATCTGGACGAGGATACACACATCTACTGGTGGATAGAG CGGGCACTTCTCCCATCTCCCTGTTCCAGCTGCCGCCGTCCTGTGGCTACCATGTGAAGACTACCTGGAGAGAGATGGTGATGACGGCACCATACGATGGATGCTACATCATGCAGGAG CATGGTAGTTATGTCCTGCCCATGCTGTGGTGGGGCAGCCCTGTGAAGATCATCTGCCCAGTCCCCCACCCTGACACCCGACCCCACCCTGTCCCCCCAAACTCTGTCCCCTCAGTACTCTGCTCCCACTTTGGCATGGCCATCCAGATACATGGAGGGGAGGAGGTCATACACACATTACAGGTCATAG AGAACGGCGAGTGGGTGCCGTTTGTGTCTGAAGAGTGTGCCTACCATGTGGAGTCCCACTCAGAAGACCTCATCTTTTATGTTCCCTTTACAGCCCCATGTGTGACCATCAGA AATGGAGTTCATCGACTGGTCCTATTGGACGGCCAGGACTTCATCCTCTCCTGCCCCTCATACCCCCCTCCATttcctttctttccctctcctccatttTCTCAACCCTTCTCTCCTGGTGACCCACAGCAGCAGATACCTGACCCTGTGACTTTTGCTCCCTCCACCAGCCCTCCCCTTACCTCTCCTCCCATCACCCCTTATACTCAACCCCCAGCCCAGGAACAGATGCCCCAACTTCCTGCGTTCCCCCACCACCTCCCTCATGGCATGTATCCCCAAATTCCCCATTCCCCTTACGGTGGAGCTGGttatcaccctctcctccaccctggtCACGATCCATACCCTGGCTCCCATCAGCTTCTCCCAGGGAGATACCCAGGCCAGCAGCCCTTCTTCCCCATGGGGCCTGGGAATCACCCCTATGGCTCTGGAGACCACCGTGACTCCTTTTACCTGCCCCCGCCCCCTACCCACAATCCCATGCTCAACTATTATAATGATATCACCCCTGGTGTCCACCGTCCTTCTGTTGTCGATCCTACTCCTCTTATAGCTATCCGACCACCGCCTCCCGCCGCTTATACCAAACCACCGCCTCCCGCCGCTTATACCAAACCACCGCCTCCCGCCGCTTATACCAAACCTTCTCGTCTTCCCGCCGCTTATACCGAACCTCCTCGTCTTCCCGCCGCTTATACCGAACCTTCTCGTCTTCCCGCCGCTTATACCGAACCTTCTCCTCTTCCCGCCGCTTATACCCAACCTTCTCCTCTTCCCGCCGCTTATACCCAACCTTCTCCTCTTCCCGCCGCTTATACCAAACCTTCTCCTCCTCCCGCCGCTTATACCAAACCTTCTCCTCCTCCCGCCGCTTATACCaaaccttctcctcctccacccgcCGCTTATACCAAaccttctcctccacctcttGATACTGAACCTGTTCTTCCTGTAACAACAACTGCCATTGAACGTCATTCTTACCCCATTGTTACCggatctcctcctcccccttctggATCCAAACCTTCATCACCCGTTTTCCAACCTCCAAAACCACCTGCAGATCCAAATGACCCATATGGGGTCCACATGACCATCAATCAGGCCCTGATTACCGAAGAGCCCATGTCTGCTACCTGGAGCCCCAATCCTGATCCCAATACCCAACCTAAATGGCCTGTGGGTCCATACTATTACCCCTATGGTCCTTACTACCCCCCATCTGGTCCTCACCATTACCCCTTCATACCCATCTACTACCCCTTGCCTAGCCCAGTCACGGCTAGTCCTCCCCAGACTCTCCCTTCAGGTACTCTTGACCCTACAATGCCCACGGTCTACCCTCCCCACCTCTACCCTCAGCCAGTCACCTGCACTCCCTCTGCCCATACCATCTGTAGCTATTACCCATATCCCTTGGATGTGCCACACTACCAGCCACACCACCCATATCCTCTCTACCTGACGCCCAGCCCCCCTCTGACCACCCTTGCCCTTCCCTCCACAGGCACAGCTCTGCCTGGTGCTACTCAACCACCCCAGACCTCACCAACCACCGCCTCACCCTCCTCCAGGACCATATCTTCCACTACTACTCTCACTTCTTGGATGTCCatcctcacccctactctcccccctcggccctccctctctcctgggcTCTCCCCtcggccctccctctctcctgggcTCTCCCCtcggccctccctctctcctgggcTCTCCCCtcggccctccctctctcctgggcTCTCCCCtcggccctccctctctcctgggcTCTCCCCtcggccctccctctctcctgggcTCTCCCCtcggccctccctctctcctgggcTCTCCCCtcggccctccctctctcctgggcTCTCCCCTCGgccatccctctctcctgggCTCTCCCCtcggccctccctctctcctgggcTCTCCCCtcggccctccctctctcctgggcTCTCCCctcggccctctctctctcctgggctcTCCCCTCGGCCCTCCCTCCATTGTCTAGCAGGACAGATGATGGTGTCGCTGCCCTCTGCTCTCCTGGACTCCATCCAGGTCAAAG ATCAGATGAATGGCTGGGTGTCTATCTCCAGTGCCCCGGCGGCTTGTAGATACATCCTGCAGATGAGTCAGGGTGGTGAAGTGatcctccattcccctctccctgcctgccaCAGCCAAGCTATG GCCCTCAACCCACAccagctctccctccccctgAAGTTTTGGGACACAGTCCTGAGGAAATACAGAACTCTGGAGCTCCATTGCCCGTCAACTGTGACCCCACCACCCCACACAACTACCACCACCCTCCCACCGACGACCCACACCGGGCCTCCCACTCCCCCCAAGCCACACGTCTTCTGCTCTGCTCGCCACATGAGGGTGGAGCTTCCCCCAGGTCCCATATCTGGAATCGTTGTCAAGG ACATCGAAGGGAATGAGATGAGCCTGAAGGATGCCCCAAAGCATTGTGGGTATGTGGCAAGCAAGGGAAAGGATGGCATGATCACCCTGAACCTCCGCTTCAACTCCTGTCACATGACTGTCCAG GGTAAAGAGCACCGCATAGATGTGATTTACTCCACGTTGAACGGACAAAAAGGAAAGGCCCAGTTGTCCTGTCCAGTTTCCATACCAGTTTCTCATCAAG AGTGTAACCTTCCCAGTGACCAACGCCTCCCCTGCGGCCGCCGCCCTCTATCCCAGGCAGAGTGTCTCTCTCTGGGCTGCTGCTACAGCACCAAGCCCTCTGCCTGCTACTACTCCATGGATG AATGCACATTGGACCGCCACTTTGTCTTTACGGTGCCCGCCTCCCTCACGGACCCCCCTCTGTCCCCCGCCTTGCTCACTGCCGCTGGCCACCCCACCTGCGCCCCTCAGAGGGTGACTCCAGACTACGCCCTGTTCAAGATCCCACTGGGCGGCTGCGGGGCCCACAGATAC GAGGTAGGCCAAACAGTAATCTACATGGTGGAGATCGTCAACACGGTCCAGTCCATCACCCTCAACTATGGGACCATCACCAGAGACTCTCCTATCAG GCTGCTGGTAGAGTGCCAGTACACTCCTGGCTCTGTGGTGAGTGTTGGCTTCCTGGTCAAGACCCCCTCCCTGGGCCCCTCCATTCAGGCCCAGGGCGTGTTGGGCGTCCAGCTCAGGATTGCCACAG ACATGCAGTACAGTAGCTTCTACCCCCAGTACCACCGGCCCCTGCAGATGCTCTTGGGTAAACCCTTACACCTTGAGGTGCGCCTGCTCAACCCCCCAGATGACAAAGTGGTCCTGCTGGTCCACTACTGCGTGGCCTACCCCAGATCAGGACAGACTGTCTGGGTACTCCTCTATAATGG atgtcctaaccatcTGGACCCGGCCTCTCAGAagcctcccccatctcctccaccccCACCCTTCCACCAAGGCCAGACACGACGGTTCACCATCTCCACCTTCCAGTTCCTCACCTCTGGACAGACCCAGACATTGGAGGACCATGAAGAG ATCTACTTCATGTGTTCTACTGAAGTGTGTTCGCCGCTGGACGGCAGCCTGTGTGTGGAGGGATGCTTTGGCCAGTGA